From one Anguilla rostrata isolate EN2019 chromosome 12, ASM1855537v3, whole genome shotgun sequence genomic stretch:
- the LOC135236048 gene encoding CD209 antigen-like protein A isoform X2, translating to MLERDLEEPRSNCSTMNKEKVQQQKNYSMLERKLEELSTSCNTTKVQQQGRVCEPCPQGWSPFSSKCYYFSTERKIWTDSRSDCIKRGADLVIIESEEEQRFITSKTQYHTWIGLSYSEFKSNWLWVDGTPLQKGFWGSGKPAYESGSDCAMIATKMNAWDAYYCSNNEQWICETNALLP from the exons ATGTTGGAGAGAGACCTGGAGGAGCCCAGAAGCAATTGCAGCACCATGAATAAAGAGAAGGTCCAACAACAGA AGAACTATTCAATGTTGGAGAGAAAACTGGAGGAGCTCAGCACCAGTTGCAACACCACGAAGGTCCAACAACAGG GCAGAGTGTGTGAACCCTGTCCACAGGGCTGGTCACCGTTCTCTTCCAAGTGTTACTACTTCTCTACTGAGAGAAAGATCTGGACAGACAGTCGCAGTGACTGCATTAAAAGGGGAGCTGACCTGGTGATTATAGAGAGTGAAGAGGAACAG CGGTTCATCACCAGCAAAACACAATACCATACCTGGATTGGACTGAGTTACTCAGAATTTAAGAGTAACTGGCTCTGGGTGGATGGAACCCCTCTGCAGAAAGG ATTCTGGGGGAGTGGAAAGCCAGCTTATGAAAGTGGGTCTGATTGTGCCATGATTGCCACTAAGATGAATGCATGGGATGCTTATTACTGTTCTAATAACGAGCAATGGATCTGTGAAACGAATGCTCTGCTCCcctaa